The sequence TGAGAATTGGTCACCTGGGTAAAGCGTACCTACGACTTCTGTGAAGGATACAACCTTCGTTCGGGCACTGATACGAGCAGGCAGGATTTATCTAACCATGCTCCCTAGTATACGTCTGTGAACAGAACTGGCGAATGGTAGGTCAACGTTTTCTAACTCAGCGGAAAGTCTATCATAGAAGACCATCAACCGCAAGGAATGACCCATTATCAACCGGTGAAGCCGGTCACATCATTTGCCAGCCATATCAAATCGTGGCATACTGACGCCTGAGAAAGAGAAGTGTATAGAAATAAGGAGCGTTTATGTCGCTGTTGCCGACTGCAACTGTTGCGACCATTGCCCATCATGTTGGTCAGCGTGTTACACTGGCCGGCTGGGTATATCACAAAACAGAAAAAGGGAAACTCATTTTCATCCTCTTACGTGATGGAAGTGGGATCATTCAGTGTGTAACGTTCAAGAAGAACGTCAGCGAAGCAACCTTTGCAACAGCACAGGCCCTTACCCAAGAGAGTTCTTGTCGCATTACGGGCAACGTGCGCGCTGACGAGCGGGCACCGGGCGGTTACGAACTCGATGTCGAGGAGATCGAACTCATTGGCCCCAGCCACGAGTATCCGATTACGCCCAAAGAGCATGGTGTTGAATTTCTGATGGCCCATCGCCATCTGTGGGTACGATCCTCAAAACAGCACGCCATCTTGCGCATCCGGGCTGAGGTGATAGCGGCTGCCCAGGAATGGCTTAATGCGCAGGGGTTTGTCCGATTCGATACCCCGATTCTGACTGCAACGGCGGCGGAAGGGACAACAAATCTGTTCGCAACCGACTATTTCGATCTAGGAAAGGCATACCTTGCGCAAACTGGACAACTCTATGTCGAAGCTGGGATGATGGCTTTTGGGCGTGTGTATTGCTTTGGGCCAACATTTCGGGCCGAGAAGAGTAAAACCCGTCGTCACCTTACCGAGTTCTGGATGATCGAACCAGAAGTTGCCTTTGCCGACCATGAAGACAACATGCGACTTCAGGAGCAATTTGTCAGTGCGATTATCGCTCGCGTGCTCGAACGTCGGCGTGACGATTTGCAGACGCTCGAACGAGATACAACGTTGCTCGAACGGGTCGCCCCGCCGTTCCCGCGCATCACATACGACCAGGCCATCGAACTCATCGCCGCTCACCAGGGGGAAGTCGAGGGCGCCGATCCATTGCCGTGGGGAGAGGATTTTGGCGCACCGCACGAAACGTTAATTGCCTCGAAGTTTGACCGTCCGGTGTTCGTCGAACGATTCCCATCAGCGGTAAAAGCCTTCTACATGCAGCCCGATCCCAACCGCCCCGAAGTAGCGTTGTGCGCCGATCTGTTAGCACCTGAGGGATACGGCGAGATCATCGGTGGTTCGCAACGGATTCACGATCCGGTCTTGCTCGAGCAACGGATCCGCGAGCACGGCTTACGGATCGAAGACTACGAATGGTACCTCGATCTCCGTCGCTATGGTACCGTTCCTCATAGCGGCTTTGGAATGGGAATTGAACGGGTAGTGGCCTGGATCACCGGTACGCGGCATATCCGCGAGACGATTCCGTTCCCACGTCAGTTGTACCGGATATATCCATAGCGGAGCAGTGATTGCGGCGTGGAATAGATCCACGCCGCACTTGTTTAGATGTTACTGCCGCACGACCATCCGTCGCACCTGTTCGGCCGCACGTTGGGCGGTGGTCAGATATGCAGCATACACACCGGCCCGATTGAAAGCGAGGGGCGTTGCAATTCCAACTGCCAGCAAGGCTGGCACCCAGAAGAGAACGAAGAACTGAGCCAACCAGGCACAGACTAGCCCAGCACCAACCAACGTATTGAGTAGTGCAGTGCTGCCACGCTGCGTATAGCCATAGCCTAACAGCTCACGCAGGTTGGCGATCAAAAGCAGGAGGCCAGCGAAAGCACCGAAATGCATCGTCAGACCAATGTTAAAAAATCGCAGGAGCAAGTAGACCAGCAAACCAAAAACGATTACCCCTCCGACCACGAGGTAAATCGGTTTAACCGGGTAACCGCCAATCAGCACATACGATCGGCGCGAGCCATTGTTATTGTTATAGTTCCCGTACATCGTCGTATCCTTTCGCAGTTGTCATAACCATTCCCGCTATCGGTACGACGTTTACGTATCGATAAAAGTTGCACCCTTATTCATCAAATACAGCACGTACCCGGAACATACCATCCTGCTGATCAGGAGCATTAGCCAGTGCCTGTTCCTGGGTCAGCATTTCGCCCACTACATCAGGTCGCCAGACCGTCGTTAAACCGGTTACTTGAGCTGTTGGCGGAACGTTACTGACATCAACTTCCTGCAACATAGCAATATAGTCAAGGATCGCCGAAAGCTGCGCCTGCATCACCGCAATCTCTTCATCGGAGAGGGCAAGGCGAGCGAGACGGGCAACATGGCGAACTTCAGCTTCCGAGATTGCCATAGGAACCTCTCCTGTCAATGATTAAACAATTTCCGATCCTTTACGAAACTTTGAACTGCGGGTCGCACCAATCAGTATCTGGCGGGTGTACAAAAGTCGCTGTACGGCGGTAATATGAGATGCAATGCCGACTGCAATAACAGCCCATTCAAGAACAGGCAAATCCGGCAGGAGCGGCATCAGCAACAAACCAATCAGTAGCAAGCCAAGTTTCTCCTGTCGGCCGGCGAAACCAACGTTGCAAGACGACAGTTTACCGGTGGCCTCAGCCCTGGCACGAACATAACTTGCCATCACCATCCCAAAGATGGCGAAGAGAGACCAGACCGGTGCTACTGCCCCAGAAAGCATCACCCCACCAATAACGAAGGCTTCTGCATATCGATCAGTAACATGGTCGAGCACAGTACCGTATTCACTGGCCGTACCACTAGCACGTGCAGTAGCGCCGTCTAATACATCGGCAAAGCCCATGAGTAAGATAAAAACAACCCCCCATAGAAATGCCCGCTGGGACAATAGGTAACCAGCCCAGACACTGAAAAACAGGCTCAGGTAAGTCAAAGCGTTAGGATGAATTCCTAACCGCGAGCAAAAATGACCGAGTGGAAGTGAGGCCTGTTCGTAGAGCTGGCGAAAACGAGCAAGCAATGGCATCATTGACGTTCATCCTTTTCGTGTTCACACTCTTATACGAGCGACAGAAGGTCGTAACGTTGTCTTACTGCTGTAACAAAACCTTCATCCGTCGTTCAACTTCTTGCAGAGTAATCGGTGCATCGGGACCGGTGTATTCGATCCAGATCGAAGCAGTAGCTGCACCTGTACAACCGGCACGGAAAAGGTCATCTGGATTGGTCAGATATGCATGGAGGAATCCGGCCATATAGGTATCACCGGCGCCGGTCGGATCACGCGCCTCGGTCGCATACGCCGGTACCGAGATGGATTGTTTCCCATCATCAATGTGAGAACCGGCTTCGGCAATCGTAACAATCGCAATTGCGCAACCGGTCTCGCGCAAGCGTCGTGCGGCCATAACCGGATCGATCCGCGGATCAATGCCGGTGATCACTTTGGTTTCCACTTCGTTCGCTTTAATAACGTGGCAGAGGGGAGCAATGGCCGCGAATTCCGCCGGCAAAAAATGTTCGATGCGTCCATCTGCACCGAAGCGGCGTAGGAGTCCTTGGGGATCAAGGAAAATTGGAGCACTGGTGCGATCCCGGATCGTGCGAATCAGGTCCAGCGGTGTCTCTTGCAGAATGGGACCAACAATAACTGCGGCAGCCGTCTCGACAACATCAGGGACGATCTGGATCGGTTCGGCAACACCGAGGACATCGAGCGTGCGATCGCCCCTAGCATCGTAAACCAGCTTAAATCCACCGGTTTGTCCTGAGAGGGTCACAAACGGGGTAATACCATACCGAACTAAATCAGACTGAAACCGGTCTGCATAATCAGGCCCAACCCGCCCAACAAGAGCCGTCGTTCGACCCAACCGGCTAAGAGCAAGACATGCGTTGGTTGAGCAGCCGGAGAGGACACGCCCATCGGTACGCACCACTGGCGTAATGATCTCGTCGTATACTGGATTTCCAAAAGCCACAATTGTTGTCATGCGATCACCAATCAATACGTTCCAGACAAGCGATCATACAATCCCTGTAACTGTTCTTCATCATAAAGGGTAATGGTTACTCTGATGGTTCGACCACTGCGTGTAATCTGAACCGGTGTTTGCAACAACTCTTCAAACATCTGCTGCGCCATTTGATCTTCAGCGGAGCGATTCCCGCCGCTCTGTTTTCGATCTGAAACCGAGCGTGAAATGGCTGATTCAGCTCCTGTTTTCTCTGTAGAGGACAACACTCGAGCAAGGGCAGTTGATAGATCGGCCCCGGCAACGAGTACAGTACACATTTGTTCGGTCGCCAACGAATCGAGGTGGTGTTTCACTACAGCCTCACAGGCAGCAGCCTGGGTATGAGGATCAGGTATTTGCAGAAGGGCGAGCGCACGTGTCGGATCAATCTGACCGGTGCAGAGAGCGTGGCGTACAGGCGCAGTCAAGCCGGGATGAGCTGCAATTTCGGTCAGACGTTCTACCTCACGTACATTCAATTCGCGCTCTTTAATCAACGCTAACGCGGCTTGTTGGTCAATAGGGTCTTCGATCCGGAGCAATGCTCGTCCGTGACCAGCGCTAATTACGCCATCGAGGAGTGCCTGCCGTGCCTGTGGTGTGAGGCGAAGGAGTCGTCGGCTATTCACAATTGCAACACGGCTCTTTCCCACACGGCGGGCAATTTCGTCATCACTCAGCCCAAACTCACGACGTAGTGTTTCGTAGGCCTGCGCTTCTTCGATCGGATTGAGATCCGCACGTTGAACATTTTCTAC comes from Chloroflexus sp. Y-396-1 and encodes:
- the asnS gene encoding asparagine--tRNA ligase, producing MSLLPTATVATIAHHVGQRVTLAGWVYHKTEKGKLIFILLRDGSGIIQCVTFKKNVSEATFATAQALTQESSCRITGNVRADERAPGGYELDVEEIELIGPSHEYPITPKEHGVEFLMAHRHLWVRSSKQHAILRIRAEVIAAAQEWLNAQGFVRFDTPILTATAAEGTTNLFATDYFDLGKAYLAQTGQLYVEAGMMAFGRVYCFGPTFRAEKSKTRRHLTEFWMIEPEVAFADHEDNMRLQEQFVSAIIARVLERRRDDLQTLERDTTLLERVAPPFPRITYDQAIELIAAHQGEVEGADPLPWGEDFGAPHETLIASKFDRPVFVERFPSAVKAFYMQPDPNRPEVALCADLLAPEGYGEIIGGSQRIHDPVLLEQRIREHGLRIEDYEWYLDLRRYGTVPHSGFGMGIERVVAWITGTRHIRETIPFPRQLYRIYP
- the gatC gene encoding Asp-tRNA(Asn)/Glu-tRNA(Gln) amidotransferase subunit GatC; its protein translation is MAISEAEVRHVARLARLALSDEEIAVMQAQLSAILDYIAMLQEVDVSNVPPTAQVTGLTTVWRPDVVGEMLTQEQALANAPDQQDGMFRVRAVFDE
- a CDS encoding CDP-alcohol phosphatidyltransferase family protein: MMPLLARFRQLYEQASLPLGHFCSRLGIHPNALTYLSLFFSVWAGYLLSQRAFLWGVVFILLMGFADVLDGATARASGTASEYGTVLDHVTDRYAEAFVIGGVMLSGAVAPVWSLFAIFGMVMASYVRARAEATGKLSSCNVGFAGRQEKLGLLLIGLLLMPLLPDLPVLEWAVIAVGIASHITAVQRLLYTRQILIGATRSSKFRKGSEIV
- a CDS encoding PfkB family carbohydrate kinase; amino-acid sequence: MTTIVAFGNPVYDEIITPVVRTDGRVLSGCSTNACLALSRLGRTTALVGRVGPDYADRFQSDLVRYGITPFVTLSGQTGGFKLVYDARGDRTLDVLGVAEPIQIVPDVVETAAAVIVGPILQETPLDLIRTIRDRTSAPIFLDPQGLLRRFGADGRIEHFLPAEFAAIAPLCHVIKANEVETKVITGIDPRIDPVMAARRLRETGCAIAIVTIAEAGSHIDDGKQSISVPAYATEARDPTGAGDTYMAGFLHAYLTNPDDLFRAGCTGAATASIWIEYTGPDAPITLQEVERRMKVLLQQ
- a CDS encoding ParB/RepB/Spo0J family partition protein gives rise to the protein MRKRGLGSGLDALIPPASAEQAPVRELPVAAIRANRAQPRTSFDEEALAELVASIQTHGILQPLIVSEDPEGGYELIAGERRLRAARIAGLNTVPAIVKHATPQQFLELALVENVQRADLNPIEEAQAYETLRREFGLSDDEIARRVGKSRVAIVNSRRLLRLTPQARQALLDGVISAGHGRALLRIEDPIDQQAALALIKERELNVREVERLTEIAAHPGLTAPVRHALCTGQIDPTRALALLQIPDPHTQAAACEAVVKHHLDSLATEQMCTVLVAGADLSTALARVLSSTEKTGAESAISRSVSDRKQSGGNRSAEDQMAQQMFEELLQTPVQITRSGRTIRVTITLYDEEQLQGLYDRLSGTY